The sequence below is a genomic window from Fusobacterium sp..
AAATTTGATTTAATTTTATCACCTACATATTCAAGAGAATTTTTTTGTTTAGATTGGTTAGTTCATTTTATAAAGGCAAAAGAGAAAATTGGTTTTGTTGGAGATAATGTTAATATAAAAAAAGTATTACATAATTTTAGTAATAAATGGTATACCCATTTAATTTCAACTAGTAATAAAAATTTAACTGAATTAGAAAGAAATTATGAATTTTTAGAAAGTATTTCCTTAACAAAAATAGGAATAGAATTAAATAGTATTTTAAATATAGATAAAAAAGAAAGAATAAAAGGCAAGTATTGTATATTTTTTTTAGGATCAAGTGAAGTTAAAAAAAATTGGGATGTAGAAAACTATGCTGAAATAGCCAAATATATTCCAGAAGATTATAAAATAGTTCTTTCTGGTGGAAAAAGTGAGATTGAATTAGGTGATAAATTTTTGAAAATTTATAAAAATAATCATAGAATTATAAATTTAATAGGGGAAACTAATTTATTGGAAACATTTTTTTTAATAAAATATTCAAAATTTATATTAGGTAATGATACAGCATGCATTCACATGGCTGTAGCAGCCCAAACAAAATCTATCTGTATTTTGGGTGGAGGACAATATGGAAGATTTCTACCTTATAATGAAAATTTATTGAAAAATAAAAATTTTCTTCCCAGAATTATTAATTATAAATTAGATTGTTATAATTGTAATTGGAATTGTAAATATAGATTGGATAATTGGCCATGTATTTCAAGAATAAATGTAGAAATGGTACGAAAAAAAGTAAATGAGTTGTTAAAGGAGGAGTTATGTTAGCCCCCGTTTTGGTATCTGTATATAATAGGAGGAAATCTTTTTTAGAATGTATAGAATATTTAAAAAGAAATAGTTTAGCATCAAAAACTATTTTGTATGTTGTTTCTGATGCTGCTTATCGCAAAGAAGATAAAGAAATAATTGAGTTAATAAGAAAAGATATAGAAAAGATAAAAGGATTTCAAAAAGTAGTAGCATTAAATAGAGAAGAAAATTTAGGAGCATATGTTTCTATTAATTCAGCAATAGAAGAAATTATTAATCAGCATGGAAAAATTATTTTTCTTGAAGATGATATTAGAGTGTCTCCCTTTTTTTTAAAATATATGAATAATTCATTAGAAAAATATGAGAATGACAAAAAAATATTTTCAATATCAGGATATAATTTTCCACTTAATGATATAGAAGAGGAATTAAAAGAAGATATTTTTTTATGGGAAAGATACTGTCCTTGGGGAGTGGGAACGTGGAAAAATAGATGGGAAAAGATAGATTGGGATTTAAAAAAATATAAAGAAATTTTTAGTGATAAAGAAAATGTAAAAAAGTTTAATAAAATTGAACCTAATTGTATAACAATGCTTGAAAAGGATAGGGAAGGTGTGGTAAAAGCCACTGATGCAAGAGTATGTTTTCATACTTTTATTAATAATATGTATACAATATATCCTAGAAAAACTTTAACTGTAAATAGAGGACATGATGGAAGTGGGGAACACTGTGGTGTAGATAAAAAATATTTTTTACAACAATTAGATGAAGATTTTGACCCTGTACTTACAAATGATTTAAAAGAAAATAAAGAAGTTTATAGAAAAATGTATGAGTTTCATTATTCATTTTTAAGACAAATTATAAAGCCTATATTAAAAAAGTTGAAATTATTTGATTTAATAAATAATTTTAGATATTTTGTTATGAGGAAAATTAAATGAAAAGTTTAAGTGAAAATGTTTTTTATAATGGACTGCTTATGTTCTTTAACATCACTTATCCTTTGTTGACAGCAAGTTATATTTCTAGAATATTAGGGGCAAAAAATTTAGGATTAATTAATTATTCTCAATCAATTATTAATTTTTTATTGGTTATAGCAATGGTAGGGATTCCAACATATGGGATAAGAGAAATAGCAAATGTAAGAGATAATGAAATTGAAAAACAAAAAGTTTTTTCAGAACTTTTTATTATAAAAACTATTTTTTCTATAATAACTTTTCTTTTATATTTGTGTTTATTATATTTTTATAGTGAATTTCAAAAAAATTTTTTAATATTTTTCATTATGGGATTTAATTTATTAATGAATATATTTAATATAGATTGGTTTTTTAGTGGAATAGAAGATTATAAAATCCTTTCTTTAAGAAATGTTTTTATTAAGATAATTACTTTTATTGGAATTATTTTTTTAGTAAAAAAAGCTGATGATTATTATATTTATATTATTTTTCTTGTTTTAGGTCAAGGATTAGGAAATATTTGGAGTTTTTTTTATTCAAAAAAGTTTATAAGATTAAAAGTTAAAAAACTAGATTATAAAAGACATTATAAAGCTTTAGTAATATTTTTCTTTTCAGCATTTGTTGTGAGTATTTATTCAATTTTAAATGGTATTTTATTAGGTATATTTAGTACTCCTGATAAAGTGGCGTTTTTTAATCGTGCAAGACAACTTCAAATGATAGGTGTTACTATTACTGGAGTAATAGCAACAGTATTAATCCCAAGAATTTCTTATTATTATAGTAATGATAAAGAAAAATATTTTAGCTTATTAAATAAATCATTAAATTTTAGCTATATTCTTTCAATTCCTTTAATGATTGGATTTATTTTTTTATCCAAAGAAATAAATTTATTTTTAGGAGGAAAAGAATTTCTGCCAGCAAGATTTTCTTTAATGATTTTAAGTCCTTTAGTTTTGATAGTAACTTTAGGAACTTGGGGATATTTACAAATAATTGTTCCTGCTGGAATGGAAAAGTTTGGAACAATTATTCAAATAATAATGGCAACAATAAGTATTATTTTAAATTTAATATTAATACCAAAATTTCATGATATAGGAGCTTCACTTGCAGTCCTTATATCAGAAACA
It includes:
- a CDS encoding oligosaccharide flippase family protein gives rise to the protein MKSLSENVFYNGLLMFFNITYPLLTASYISRILGAKNLGLINYSQSIINFLLVIAMVGIPTYGIREIANVRDNEIEKQKVFSELFIIKTIFSIITFLLYLCLLYFYSEFQKNFLIFFIMGFNLLMNIFNIDWFFSGIEDYKILSLRNVFIKIITFIGIIFLVKKADDYYIYIIFLVLGQGLGNIWSFFYSKKFIRLKVKKLDYKRHYKALVIFFFSAFVVSIYSILNGILLGIFSTPDKVAFFNRARQLQMIGVTITGVIATVLIPRISYYYSNDKEKYFSLLNKSLNFSYILSIPLMIGFIFLSKEINLFLGGKEFLPARFSLMILSPLVLIVTLGTWGYLQIIVPAGMEKFGTIIQIIMATISIILNLILIPKFHDIGASLAVLISETIGPILSFYVLKKRIKIKLLTNSLYKYIISGIIMAFFIEIIKRYFNNNQALILSALGGGIIYFVILILLKEEIILYILNKIFTKLRRKDSNGKAE
- a CDS encoding glycosyltransferase translates to MLAPVLVSVYNRRKSFLECIEYLKRNSLASKTILYVVSDAAYRKEDKEIIELIRKDIEKIKGFQKVVALNREENLGAYVSINSAIEEIINQHGKIIFLEDDIRVSPFFLKYMNNSLEKYENDKKIFSISGYNFPLNDIEEELKEDIFLWERYCPWGVGTWKNRWEKIDWDLKKYKEIFSDKENVKKFNKIEPNCITMLEKDREGVVKATDARVCFHTFINNMYTIYPRKTLTVNRGHDGSGEHCGVDKKYFLQQLDEDFDPVLTNDLKENKEVYRKMYEFHYSFLRQIIKPILKKLKLFDLINNFRYFVMRKIK
- a CDS encoding glycosyltransferase family 9 protein, with translation MNILKKIVEYLRKIIIFSLIDIFLLKNKRTIEKDILIIRIDGIGDFFIWLNTLRSYKKIYINRKFTIICSEQVKDIAEKIDFFEEIISINRNKFYTNFIYRYKILKKLSRIKFDLILSPTYSREFFCLDWLVHFIKAKEKIGFVGDNVNIKKVLHNFSNKWYTHLISTSNKNLTELERNYEFLESISLTKIGIELNSILNIDKKERIKGKYCIFFLGSSEVKKNWDVENYAEIAKYIPEDYKIVLSGGKSEIELGDKFLKIYKNNHRIINLIGETNLLETFFLIKYSKFILGNDTACIHMAVAAQTKSICILGGGQYGRFLPYNENLLKNKNFLPRIINYKLDCYNCNWNCKYRLDNWPCISRINVEMVRKKVNELLKEELC